A single genomic interval of Oryzias latipes chromosome 3, ASM223467v1 harbors:
- the ndufs3 gene encoding NADH dehydrogenase [ubiquinone] iron-sulfur protein 3, mitochondrial, which yields MLRLRLPAQHPPHQQGATDRHVLSEEEPGRTADMAATFMRMVRVGVGRSLSSSRSSFPLRQQVGRQSSSSETRPTVRAKDPVTHNQLAAFGEYVAEMMPKYVQQVQVTCFNELEVMIHPDGVIPVLTFLRDHTNGQFRNMVDLTAVDIPTRQNRFEIVYNLLSLRYNSRVRVKTYTDELTPLDSAVSVHVAANWYEREVWDMFGVFFANHPDLRRILTDYGFEGHPFRKDFPLSGYVEVRYDDELKRVVAEPVELAQEFRKFDLNTPWEVFPAYREPKEPAPKLEAGDLAPDKK from the exons ATGCTGCGGCTCCGGCTGCCTGCACAGCATCCTCcacaccagcagggggcgacaGACCGCCACGTTCTCAGCGAAGAAGAGCCGGGGAGGACGGCAGACATGGCGGCTACGTTTATGCGGATGGTCCGGGTCGGGGTTGGAAGGAGCCTCAGCT CTTCCAGAAGTTCCTTTCCGCTCAGGCAGCAGGTTGGGCGTCAGAGCTCGTCCTCTGAGACCCGCC CCACCGTCCGGGCCAAAGACCCCGTAACGCACAACCAGCTTGCAGCATTTGGAGAGTATGTGGCAGAGATGATGCCCAAGTACGTCCAGCAGGTTCAG GTGACCTGCTTCAATGAGTTGGAAGTCATGATCCATCCTGACGGCGTGATCCCAGTGCTGACCTTCCTGAGGGACCACACTAACGGCCAGTTCAGGAACATGGTGGACCTGACGGCCGTGGACATTCCCACTCGACAGAACCGCTTCGAG ATCGTCTACAACCTGCTTTCTCTGCGCTACAACTCACGTGTCCGTGTAAAGACGTACACAGATGAACTGACGCCGTTGGACTCGGCAGTCTCTGTCCACGTGGCGGCCAACTGGTATGAGCGAGAG GTTTGGGACATGTTTGGAGTGTTCTTTGCCAACCATCCCGACCTAAGGCGCATTCTGACTGACTACGGCTTCGAAGGTCATCCCTTCAGGAAGGACTTCCCCCTGTCTGGATATGTGGAG GTGCGTTACGATGACGAGTTAAAGCGTGTGGTGGCCGAGCCAGTAGAGCTTGCTCAAGAGTTCAGGAAGTTTGACCTGAACACACCCTGGGAGGTGTTTCCTGCCTACCGAGAGCCCAAAGAACCTGCACCCAAACTGGAGGCTGGAGACTTGGCGCCTGACAAGAAGTGA
- the LOC111946802 gene encoding uncharacterized protein K02A2.6-like, producing MASNVPFPDVFLPCPGEPIMPFKTWIRMFENYLLVINAGGDAWPEIRLLALLLHCLGSEGQRIFHTLPETGTTLATAIAALRAHFTPTVNVVVERHTFRKRVQGAQEPILHYIAALRELASTCDFANADDMIRDQLVEHVADPRIRERLLLKTNLTLADAITLATQAESVNEQARSMAGIQQAPVQVVTTQKSACRRRQPRQHFPAKHVQKSNSTPSTRTCFRCGSEKHLANSSECQATKATCRNCNKRGHFARVCRSLQTHTVKEVELPEYTLLLVDRSVTSGGIQVTVNIKVAESSQSMKLTVDTGAAVSILPLCIYEEKFKGAPLHQPTVQLVTYSRTSIPVIGCMEAIVHIQNLEKPATFHIVDSGTALMGRDLIAAFNLRIEGNAAYLPSTHFLSLPSAALMECSVSQPAAPATLGCAVGFIHKVKVLQTAVPVRQKLRRLPFSVRSAVSEELNRLLSAGVIERIDASPWVSPIVVTQRKNGKIRMCVDLREPNKAIVVDSFPLPHMEELLSALTGATLFSTIDLESAYHQVLLHPDSRDLTAFITHEGLFRFCRVPYGLASAPSAFQKLMATVLHGVPNVQFYLDDIICYGRTAHEHDAALETVRQKLKTAGLQLNDKKCHFRQTSLKFLGHLVTAEGIKPDTEHLQAITQAPAPSDAVSLRSFLGMLSWYGKFIPNYATVVEPLRACLRQGTQFVWTEEAQRCFLTVKRLLLESPALALFNPELPTIISTDASDYGVGAVFSQLQPDNTERTVAFASRTLSSTERKYSTVEKEALACVWAVEKWRTYLWGRKFTLRTDHQALTTLLTTKGADRAGMRIARWSARLLSFTYDVVYRAGPLNQTADCLSRLPLPAASFPPEDSEPELVALLATTPVSVTAKEFEDASSSCPELSSLRVQVQQRWPRSAKSVSPVLQPYFKIRHELSVQDSLVFRGSRLVVPISLRSTLVALAHEGHQGVVRTKQRLRDLYWFPGMDALVLSQVTECSLCQQTDKSAKVFQAPLQPVPLPEGPWEKLGLDIVGPFESATWDCKFAITLTDYYSKWPEVAFAPSVNSETVIQILSGLFCRYGNPECLVTDNGPQFTSASFSSFLRDKGIKHTRSSVYHPSSNGAVERFNRVFKGWIQAAIIQNKPWKSATSSSLQAYRATPHAMTGVSPFELMHGRKMRTTLNILPPPPLEQPAVDLRHRVSLRQSHVRQYCDAKRGARTPLFRAGDKVRVRKPVHVQKGQRQFSAPIRIKQQVGPSTYILDDGRAWHASHLASVPNRLPVCPSPPEAGTERVEMEPNQDHQALNRPVRSHKPPGWLKDFVM from the coding sequence atgGCTTCAAATGTGCCGTTTCCAGACGTTTTTCTGCCGTGCCCGGGAGAACCGATTATGCCGTTCAAGACGTGGATTCGGATGTTTGAAAATTATCTTCTAGTCATCAATGCCGGTGGAGATGCATGGCCAGAGATAAGACTACTAGCCTTACTACTACACTGTCTGGGCTCCGAAGGACAGCGGATTTTCCACACATTACCAGAGACAGGTACCACGCTAGCTACAGCCATTGCCGCGCTTCGCGCGCATTTTACGCCTACAGTAAACGTGGTCGTGGAACGCCACACCTTCAGAAAGAGAGTGCAGGGTGCTCAAGAACCCATACTACATTACATTGCTGCCCTAAGAGAACTTGCTTCAACATGTGACTTTGCTAATGCGGATGATATGATTCGGGACCAGCTGGTGGAGCATGTTGCTGACCCCCGCATCAGAGAACGGCTCCTGCTTAAAACTAACTTGACGCTAGCAGATGCTATCACGTTAGCCACTCAAGCTGAGTCCGTTAATGAACAAGCTAGGTCAATGGCGGGTATCCAGCAGGCACCTGTGCAAGTTGTAACTACACAGAAATCAGCATGCAGGCGTAGACAGCCACGCCAACATTTTCCTGCAAAGCACGTACAGAAATCTAATTCTACCCCTTCTACACGCACATGCTTCCGATGTGGATCTGAGAAACACTTGGCTAACTCAAGTGAATGCCAAGCAACCAAAGCAACCTGCAGAAACTGTAACAAAAGAGGCCATTTTGCACGAGTGTGCAGATCTTTGCAGACACATACAGTTAAAGAAGTTGAATTACCAGAGTACACACTTCTGTTGGTGGACAGATCAGTCACTTCAGGTGGAATACAAGTTACAGTGAACATCAAAGTGGCTGAAAGCTCACAGTCGATGAAACTGACTGTGGATACGGGTGCTGCCGTCTCCATCTTGCCACTCTGCATATATGAGGAAAAGTTCAAGGGCGCTCCGCTTCATCAGCCCACTGTTCAACTGGTGACCTACTCCCGAACATCTATTCCAGTGATAGGCTGCATGGAGGCAATTGTGCACATACAGAACCTTGAAAAACCTGCAACATTTCACATTGTGGACTCTGGAACTGCACTCATGGGGAGAGACTTAATAGCTGCTTTCAATCTGCGCATTGAGGGCAACGCTGCATACTTGCCATCcacacattttctgtctttaccCTCTGCTGCTCTAATGGAATGCTCTGTGTCTCAGCCAGCTGCCCCTGCAACCCTTGGATGTGCTGTTGGTTTCATACACAAGGTGAAGGTGCTGCAAACAGCTGTTCCGGTGCGTCAAAAATTGAGACGCCTTCCCTTTTCTGTGCGGTCTGCTGTGTCAGAGGAGCTGAACCGCCTCCTCTCAGCTGGTGTGATTGAGCGCATTGATGCTTCTCCCTGGGTCTCGCCAATAGTGGTCACacaaaggaaaaatggaaaaatccgAATGTGTGTGGACCTGCGAGAGCCTAACAAAGCCATTGTGGTGGACagttttcctcttcctcacatGGAGGAATTACTCTCAGCGCTAACAGGTGCAACACTATTCTCAACCATCGATCTGGAGAGCGCATACCACCAAGTTTTGCTGCACCCTGACAGCAGGGATTTAACTGCTTTCATCACCCATGAGGGACTGTTCAGGTTCTGCAGGGTTCCTTATGGTCTTGCCTCAGCCCCATCAGCTTTTCAAAAGCTAATGGCGACAGTGCTGCATGGAGTGCCAAATGTACAGTTCTACCTCGATGACATAATATGCTACGGGCGCACAGCACATGAACATGATGCTGCCCTAGAGACAGTCCGACAGAAACTCAAAACAGCAGGCTTGCAGCTTAATGACAAGAAATGCCACTTTCGACAGACGAGCCTGAAGTTCCTGGGACATCTAGTAACCGCTGAGGGAATAAAACCAGACACGGAGCACCTGCAGGCCATCACACAGGCCCCTGCTCCATCAGATGCTGTGAGCCTTCGCTCATTCCTGGGAATGCTATCCTGGTATGGAAAATTTATTCCTAATTATGCTACAGTGGTGGAGCCTCTTCGAGCCTGTCTACGTCAAGGCACACAGTTTGTATGGACTGAAGAGGCACAGCGATGCTTTCTAACTGTAAAACGTCTACTCCTAGAAAGCCCTGCGCTAGCCTTGTTTAACCCTGAGCTACCAACCATAATCTCCACTGATGCATCTGATTATGGTGTGGGTGCTGTATTCTCCCAGCTGCAACCGGACAACACTGAAAGAACTGTTGCATTTGCATCAAGGACATTGTCATCCACTGAAAGGAAATACTCCACAGTGGAAAAAGAAGCTCTTGCGTGTGTCTGGGCTGTAGAAAAATGGCGGACATACCTGTGGGGACGAAAATTCACACTGCGCACAGACCATCAGGCCCTCACAACGCTTCTGACTACAAAAGGAGCTGATCGAGCAGGGATGCGCATTGCAAGATGGTCTGCACGCCTTCTCAGCTTCACATATGACGTCGTGTACAGAGCGGGGCCTCTGAACCAAACAGCTGACTGCCTTTCACGGTTACCTCTGCCAGCCGCTTCTTTTCCTCCTGAGGACTCAGAACCTGAGTTGGTGGCTTTACTAGCTACAACTCCTGTGTCCGTGACAGCCAAAGAGTTTGAAGATGCTTCATCTTCTTGCCCCGAGCTTTCCTCCTTGCGTGTGCAGGTGCAACAGCGGTGGCCACGATCTGCTAAATCAGTAAGTCCTGTTTTGCAACCCTATTTCAAAATAAGGCATGAGTTAAGTGTGCAAGACAGCCTGGTGTTTCGGGGATCCCGTTTAGTGGTGCCAATTTCCCTCCGCTCCACACTTGTGGCCCTTGCTCATGAAGGTCATCAGGGTGTGGTGCGAACAAAACAACGTCTGAGGGACCTGTATTGGTTCCCTGGTATGGATGCATTAGTGCTTTCCCAAGTGACCGAATGCTCTTTGTGCCAACAAACTGACAAATCTGCCAAAGTTTTTCAGGCCCCACTACAACCGGTGCCCCTGCCAGAGGGTCCCTGGGAAAAGCTAGGCCTGGATATTGTCGGACCCTTTGAATCTGCTACATGGGACTGTAAGTTTGCAATCACTCTTACTGACTATTATTCAAAATGGCCTGAAGTTGCCTTTGCTCCTTCCGTGAACTCTGAAACCGTGATCCAAATTCTTAGTGGACTTTTCTGTCGCTATGGCAACCCAGAGTGTTTGGTCACAGATAACGGACCGCAGTTCACATCTGCTTcattctcctcttttctgcGCGACAAAGGAATTAAGCACACAAGATCATCTGTGTACCACCCTTCTTCTAATGGTGCAGTAGAACGATTTAACAGAGTGTTTAAAGGTTGGATTCAAGCTGCGATCATCCAAAACAAACCTTGGAAAAGTGCAACATCCTCTTCTCTTCAAGCTTACCGTGCTACGCCACATGCCATGACTGGTGTGTCACCATTTGAGCTAATGCACGGACGCAAAATGAGGACAACACTAAacattcttcctcctccaccactgGAACAGCCTGCTGTCGACCTACGTCACAGAGTGTCACTCCGCCAAAGTCACGTGAGGCAGTATTGTGATGCTAAAAGAGGTGCTCGCACTCCTCTCTTCAGAGCAGGTGACAAAGTGCGTGTACGGAAACCTGTTCACGTGCAGAAAGGTCAGCGTCAATTCTCTGCTCCCATCAGGATCAAACAGCAGGTGGGCCCAAGCACTTACATCTTAGATGATGGAAGGGCCTGGCATGCTTCCCACTTGGCTTCAGTACCAAACAGGCTTCCTGTATGCCCTTCACCACCAGAGGCCGGTACTGAAAGGGTTGAAATGGAGCCTAATCAAGATCATCAAGCCCTAAATCGCCCTGTCAGATCACATAAGCCACCAGGTTGGCTTAAGGactttgtaatgtaa